The sequence TGGTTTAGTATCAGGTGCAGTTAATACCACAGCAAATACCATACGCCCACCACTGCAATTAATTAAAACAGCTGAAAATGCTTCTTTAGTATCCTCTGTATTTTTCATGTTATTACCAGATCAAGTATTGGTTTATGGTGATTGTGCAATCAACCCAGACCCTACAGCCGAACAACTTGCTGATATTGCAATACAATCAGCTGATTCCGCAGCCGCCTTTGGAATTGAACCTAAAGTCGCTATGATAAGTTATAGTACTGGTAGTTCTGGTGTTGGTGCTGATGTTGAAAAAGTCAGATTAGCGACCGAAATTGCACAATCTAAACGCCCTGATTTAGTCATAGATGGTCCTTTACAATATGATGCGGCTATTATGGAGAATGTTGCTCGTAAAAAAGCACCTGATAGCCCTGTAGCTGGTCAAGCTACTGTATTTATATTCCCAGACTTAAATACTGGTAATACAACCTACAAAGCTGTGCAGCGAAGTGCTGACCTTATAAGCATAGGTCCTATGCTTCAGGGTATGAAGAAGCCAGTAAATGATTTAAGTCGTGGCGCTTTAGTTGATGATATTATTTACACCATCGCATTAACGGCAATACAGGCTACGCAATAAAAGTACATATAAAGTATGAGTTAAATGGTGTTTTTTTATGAAATAACATTAAAACTTAAGTTAAGAGAAATAAACTGTTTGTTTACTCTGTTTATTTCTCTTTTTACTGATAACAAAATCAATCAATTTTTGTGCCATATCATTTTAGCTATAAATAACATAAGCTTAAATAGAAACCACCAAGTTAACAACAAGGTTATCCACAGATTCTGTGGAAAACAAAAGCGCTAACAATTCAATGTGACCTAAATAAAGTACTTTTTATAAAGCATCTGTTTTGGGCTATATGTACTAAAATTAAACTAAACAAAGTAGAAAAACAGTTTATATAAAAATTTTCATTAAAATTAAAGTAAGTTAAACTTGCCTAAACTGGTTAATGCGCGTAATTTTAATAAATAGCTTTCTAGACTAAAATTTTTAGTATCGTAATTTTAAATAAGGAAATTCATGTCAAAACAATCCTTAGAGTTAATGAAAGAAGCATTTACAATCCATAGTTTTGATCCTTCAGAGCAAATACCTGAACAAGTCTATAATGCACCGGTATATTTTATCGCAAAAACTTACGATGAACTTTCCATTGTGTGTCCTGATTATTTAAAGCTCAATAGTAATGAATCTGAGTCCGGCTGGGCAGCTTTAGAAGTTTTAGGACCTTTAGGGTTCTCAATGACGGGAATTTTATCAAATATCTCAGGTATATTAGCACAAGAAAAAATCTCTATTTTTGCTATCTCAACTTTTGATACTGATTATATTTTAATTAAACAAGAATTTATGGATAATGCAATTAATAGTCTTAAAAAAAACGGATATAACGTTATCAGCGGTCAATAATGTCGATTCATAAACAAATCATTTTTGCAACACAACAACAAGTCGTCAATCTCGGCTTCCCTGTAATGTCACCCTTATCAGGCAGAATTAAACCTCTAGAAGAACACCCTGAAGTTATCTTTTCTTCAGGTGCACTTGGCTGTGGTTTAGCACTTGAGATCAGTAGTCATAAAATTATAGCACCATTTGATGGCATAATAGAAAAAGTAAAAATGGGTGGAACTGAAGTATATTTTAAAGCTAGAAATGGCTTAAGGCTTTTAGTAGCGCTAAATATTGATCCTAGCTATTTTCCATTACCAGGTTTAGCAATCATAAAACATGAAAACCAAAACGTTAAAGCTTCAGAAGCTATCGTTCATTTTGATTTAAGAAAAGTACCCACTCCTATCATTTCTTCGGTGACTATTTTAAACTACCAAAAGTTAGGTGCGATATATTATTCTCACAATCAAATCACCGCAGGAGAAGATGTACTATTTAAAGTTACAGCTAAAAAACGTTAATAACTGAGCCTAGAACACTAATCATATTTTATAAGTTGTATTCTATTATCTTGTTGTAGAAAACCGACTTCTTTCATATTGACGAATTTGTTGTTTAGCATAATCACTTTTTGCATAGGCTTTAACTTTCTTTACCCCTACAATTTCAATCATGCTCAAAACAAAATTGCCCGTGTGCTCATGATGTAACTCACAATTAATTCCATCTATAGCAAGTTTAGATAAATTGTTGTAATCAGAGTTACATGTTTTGTAGTCCAGCATAGGAATAATTGATTAGCTGAAAATCACTTATAAATATG is a genomic window of Pseudoalteromonas sp. '520P1 No. 423' containing:
- a CDS encoding ACT domain-containing protein, with the translated sequence MSKQSLELMKEAFTIHSFDPSEQIPEQVYNAPVYFIAKTYDELSIVCPDYLKLNSNESESGWAALEVLGPLGFSMTGILSNISGILAQEKISIFAISTFDTDYILIKQEFMDNAINSLKKNGYNVISGQ
- a CDS encoding PTS glucose transporter subunit IIA, whose protein sequence is MSIHKQIIFATQQQVVNLGFPVMSPLSGRIKPLEEHPEVIFSSGALGCGLALEISSHKIIAPFDGIIEKVKMGGTEVYFKARNGLRLLVALNIDPSYFPLPGLAIIKHENQNVKASEAIVHFDLRKVPTPIISSVTILNYQKLGAIYYSHNQITAGEDVLFKVTAKKR